A single genomic interval of Spirosoma linguale DSM 74 harbors:
- a CDS encoding aldo/keto reductase (PFAM: aldo/keto reductase~KEGG: sit:TM1040_1191 aldo/keto reductase), producing the protein MEYRQLGESDLNLSVITFGAWAAGGWMWGGTERQGAIDAIKAAYDLGVTSIDTAPIYGQGTSEEIVGEAIKSIPRDKVQILTKYGMRWDLAKGNLAFKSQDNDGNPIDVYKYSGKESIIKECEDSLKRLGTDYIDLYQMHWPDVTTPIEESMEAVLRLIEQGKIRQAGVSNYNVEQMKRAETVLKLASNQVPFSMINRGIEDEVVPYCLENKKAILAYSPMERGLLTGKIKPGHQFAPGDHRAGYRFFQEENIKKTDDFLEKIKPLAESKNASLSQLVIRWTIERPGITVALVGARNAEQAVQNAKAIDIQLAADEIAFINEQLEAVELV; encoded by the coding sequence ATGGAATACAGACAACTTGGAGAATCAGACCTAAACCTATCTGTCATAACTTTTGGTGCATGGGCCGCTGGCGGCTGGATGTGGGGTGGCACCGAACGACAGGGCGCCATCGATGCTATCAAAGCCGCGTATGATTTAGGCGTAACATCAATTGACACGGCACCCATTTATGGACAGGGTACCAGCGAAGAAATCGTCGGCGAGGCCATTAAAAGTATCCCCCGCGACAAAGTCCAGATTCTGACCAAATACGGCATGCGCTGGGATCTGGCAAAGGGTAATCTTGCCTTTAAAAGTCAGGATAACGACGGCAACCCCATCGACGTGTACAAATATTCGGGCAAGGAAAGCATCATTAAAGAGTGCGAAGACAGCCTGAAACGCCTGGGTACCGATTACATCGACCTCTACCAGATGCACTGGCCCGACGTGACCACGCCCATTGAGGAAAGCATGGAAGCCGTTCTGCGGTTGATCGAGCAGGGCAAAATCCGGCAGGCGGGTGTCAGCAACTACAATGTCGAGCAGATGAAACGAGCCGAAACAGTACTTAAACTGGCCTCCAATCAGGTACCGTTCAGCATGATTAACCGGGGTATCGAGGATGAAGTAGTCCCGTATTGCCTCGAAAACAAGAAAGCGATTCTGGCTTACAGTCCCATGGAACGCGGGTTGCTAACGGGCAAAATCAAGCCCGGCCATCAGTTTGCCCCCGGCGACCACCGCGCTGGCTATCGGTTCTTTCAGGAAGAGAACATCAAAAAGACAGACGACTTTCTGGAAAAGATCAAACCGCTGGCCGAGAGCAAAAACGCCAGTCTAAGCCAGTTGGTCATTCGCTGGACCATCGAGCGTCCGGGCATTACGGTTGCCCTGGTGGGTGCCCGCAACGCCGAACAGGCCGTTCAAAACGCCAAAGCGATTGATATTCAATTAGCTGCCGATGAGATTGCGTTTATTAATGAGCAGCTGGAAGCGGTGGAGTTGGTGTAA
- a CDS encoding signal peptidase I (TIGRFAM: signal peptidase I~PFAM: Peptidase S24, S26A and S26B, conserved region~KEGG: set:SEN2562 signal peptidase I) translates to MGKKEAKAGATSARPKKSALREWLDSVLFAVIAATLIRFLTFEAYAIPTPSMENSLMVGDFLFVSKLHYGIRTPKTPLQVPLTHQKIWGTEIPSYSTAIQLPIYRLPGFTTVKNGDVVVFNYPPPKANEPAYPTDLKTNFIKRCIGIPGDVLTIRQTQVFVNGKLLPAPARSETTYFVKTSEVLDDRFFRKYDIVNDFKSSEGPFINWQPLEAYNEQTKQSVQVGYRVNMTEEVMQKFKSFDWVKSVEPMIEPAGQGGPGIMGSAAYTWNQDNFGPLTVPKKGMTIPVNKQTIAVYGDIIKRYEDNRVVDVTPTGIRVDGQPITTYTFKQDYYFMMGDNRHNSEDSRYWGFVPEDHIVGKAVFVWMSLDPVPTDIWHKIRWNRLFRLIG, encoded by the coding sequence ATGGGTAAAAAGGAAGCAAAGGCTGGCGCCACATCGGCCAGGCCGAAGAAATCTGCACTTCGGGAGTGGCTCGATTCGGTGCTTTTTGCGGTGATAGCCGCCACGTTGATTCGTTTTTTAACGTTCGAGGCTTACGCCATACCGACCCCTTCGATGGAAAATAGCCTCATGGTTGGTGATTTTCTGTTTGTCAGTAAGCTTCATTATGGGATTAGGACGCCAAAAACGCCCCTACAGGTGCCACTGACCCATCAGAAAATCTGGGGTACGGAGATACCATCGTACAGCACGGCTATTCAACTGCCTATCTACCGGCTGCCGGGTTTTACAACCGTCAAAAATGGCGATGTGGTGGTGTTCAATTATCCGCCCCCCAAGGCAAACGAGCCCGCTTACCCAACCGATCTGAAGACGAATTTCATTAAACGATGCATCGGTATTCCGGGCGATGTGCTGACCATCCGCCAGACGCAGGTGTTTGTAAATGGCAAACTATTGCCCGCGCCCGCCCGCTCCGAAACGACCTACTTTGTCAAAACCAGCGAAGTGCTCGACGACCGGTTCTTCCGGAAATACGACATTGTCAATGATTTCAAATCATCCGAGGGGCCCTTCATCAACTGGCAGCCGCTGGAAGCCTACAACGAGCAGACCAAACAATCGGTGCAGGTGGGTTACCGGGTAAATATGACGGAAGAGGTCATGCAAAAATTCAAATCGTTCGACTGGGTGAAATCAGTAGAGCCGATGATCGAACCGGCCGGTCAGGGTGGCCCCGGCATCATGGGCAGCGCGGCTTACACCTGGAATCAGGATAATTTCGGGCCGCTTACCGTACCAAAAAAAGGAATGACCATACCTGTTAATAAGCAAACGATTGCCGTGTATGGCGACATCATCAAACGCTACGAAGACAACCGCGTAGTGGACGTAACGCCAACGGGTATCCGGGTAGACGGTCAGCCGATTACGACCTATACCTTTAAACAGGATTATTATTTTATGATGGGCGACAACCGGCACAACTCCGAAGATTCCCGCTACTGGGGCTTTGTGCCGGAAGATCATATCGTGGGCAAAGCCGTATTCGTCTGGATGTCACTCGACCCCGTCCCGACCGATATCTGGCATAAAATCCGCTGGAACCGGCTGTTTCGGTTGATTGGGTAA